A genomic region of Nostoc sp. UHCC 0702 contains the following coding sequences:
- a CDS encoding GUN4 domain-containing protein codes for MCPIGVRTSQSTQALETGAAKLWLLLVGVNQYQDKQIPPLRYSAQDCQGLAAALNAATQGFPQKELRIYCDYGKIPVLENIRASLQEIAAATKPIDTVLFYFSGHGMLEPLNQKVVLCLQDTQQNNLINTGLQLEELLELLEKCSAQQQLLWLDACHSGDLTFLGAKGEKSSLLNPTKELVEFLRQRAAKIKGFYALLSCDRGQQSWEFPQLGHGVFTYYLIRGLRGEAADSQGIIEADGLYRYVYQKTLAYIEKANQHLRVINQLKKSRGDSQIYSEYPSQIPKRIVEGVGEVILGLKPNKQQSTRHPRQALIVERFSQNNSTSAFIKILSTAGNFETNHWTARKQSATLDVRKALQKCLLTESFSESPKNSHIEETATVFLYLRGQIQKTKQGEAVFILADDIVIHLSWLQKQLRLCKSQQIIIFDSLLPEVNIRDWVEELQLGIDTEQCLIACAAPPDASEKFAASLLKIFSESQTSGLTAASLITQLQIDLASSDIQLYFWLSGSQGIIEVVPEKTLFVSESFEEKTEDFDDLSSALGIDYTQLRDLLQARRWLEADQETTKLMLKVAGKEQQKYLDLKSLENFPCPDLHTIDCLWVKYSHNRFGFSVQQRIWQSIQRTAADPLLSLMIGSDKVAAAETCIDFGNRVGWRLKDAWVNYDNLFWYEDAPMGHLPFFGFFEPVWRVQVLGVWEWHSAIATASWWQLCISLFSHLVHCQSIYNTHRS; via the coding sequence ATGTGTCCAATTGGTGTTCGTACTAGTCAGTCAACTCAAGCGCTGGAAACAGGTGCAGCAAAGCTATGGCTGCTACTAGTGGGAGTCAATCAATACCAGGATAAACAAATACCACCTTTGCGTTACTCTGCACAGGATTGTCAGGGATTAGCAGCAGCATTAAATGCCGCAACACAGGGTTTTCCGCAAAAGGAACTGCGAATTTACTGTGATTATGGCAAAATACCTGTATTAGAAAATATCCGCGCCAGTCTTCAAGAAATCGCCGCTGCAACTAAACCAATAGATACCGTTCTATTTTATTTTTCTGGTCATGGGATGCTAGAGCCACTGAATCAAAAGGTAGTTTTGTGCCTGCAAGATACTCAACAAAATAACTTAATTAATACTGGTCTTCAGTTAGAGGAATTGCTGGAACTACTAGAGAAATGTTCTGCTCAACAGCAACTGCTGTGGTTGGATGCTTGTCATAGCGGTGATTTGACTTTTTTAGGGGCAAAGGGAGAAAAAAGTTCTTTGCTCAACCCGACAAAAGAACTAGTAGAATTTTTGCGGCAACGTGCTGCGAAAATTAAGGGATTTTATGCTTTATTATCTTGCGATCGCGGGCAGCAATCTTGGGAATTTCCTCAACTAGGACATGGAGTTTTCACTTACTATTTAATCCGAGGATTACGGGGAGAAGCAGCAGACTCTCAAGGTATCATCGAAGCTGATGGATTGTACCGATATGTCTATCAAAAAACACTGGCATATATTGAGAAAGCCAATCAGCATTTGCGAGTAATTAATCAACTAAAGAAAAGTAGAGGAGATAGTCAAATTTATTCAGAATATCCCTCACAAATACCGAAGCGAATTGTGGAAGGAGTAGGAGAAGTAATTTTAGGACTCAAACCAAATAAACAACAGTCTACACGTCATCCACGACAAGCGTTGATTGTTGAAAGATTTTCCCAGAATAATAGTACTTCAGCTTTCATTAAAATCCTCAGTACTGCTGGTAATTTTGAAACCAATCATTGGACTGCTCGCAAACAGAGCGCCACTTTAGATGTACGTAAAGCTCTGCAAAAATGCTTGCTGACAGAATCTTTTTCGGAATCACCTAAGAACTCTCACATTGAAGAAACTGCAACTGTATTTTTATATCTGCGTGGACAGATTCAAAAAACAAAACAAGGTGAAGCCGTATTTATACTTGCTGATGATATCGTCATTCATCTTTCCTGGTTGCAAAAACAACTGCGTCTGTGTAAATCACAACAAATCATTATATTTGATAGTCTTTTGCCAGAAGTAAATATACGTGATTGGGTGGAAGAGCTACAACTAGGAATAGATACAGAACAATGTTTAATTGCTTGTGCTGCACCACCTGATGCCAGTGAAAAGTTTGCTGCTTCCTTATTAAAAATCTTCAGTGAATCTCAAACCTCTGGGCTGACTGCTGCAAGTTTGATTACACAATTACAAATTGACTTAGCATCTAGCGATATTCAACTATATTTTTGGTTGTCAGGCTCTCAGGGAATTATTGAAGTTGTACCAGAAAAAACTTTGTTTGTGAGTGAAAGTTTTGAGGAAAAAACTGAAGATTTTGATGATTTAAGTTCAGCTCTAGGAATAGATTACACTCAACTACGAGATCTACTCCAAGCCAGGAGATGGTTGGAGGCGGATCAGGAAACTACAAAACTCATGCTGAAGGTAGCTGGTAAAGAACAACAAAAATACCTTGACCTCAAGAGTTTAGAAAACTTTCCCTGTCCTGACTTGCATACTATTGATTGCCTTTGGGTTAAATACAGTCATAATCGCTTCGGTTTCAGTGTTCAGCAACGCATTTGGCAGAGTATTCAACGAACAGCTGCTGATCCGCTGTTGTCTTTAATGATTGGTAGTGACAAAGTTGCTGCTGCTGAAACCTGCATTGATTTTGGCAATCGCGTCGGCTGGCGGTTAAAAGATGCTTGGGTGAATTATGACAACCTCTTTTGGTATGAGGATGCACCTATGGGACATTTACCATTTTTTGGTTTTTTTGAGCCGGTTTGGCGAGTTCAAGTCTTGGGGGTTTGGGAATGGCATAGCGCGATCGCCACAGCTAGTTGGTGGCAATTGTGTATTAGTCTGTTCTCCCATTTAGTACATTGCCAAAGTATTTACAATACGCACAGAAGTTAG
- a CDS encoding cyanophycinase: protein MIKQLKLPGLRDDIDEFEYIRECGSVNSNSPKPTACILLIGGAEGETSGEDSATRWFLKRLDRGDYLVLRSPRIGRQAAWICDNYRDFVSSSAELAINSREAANHPKVLQYIRDADALFIAGGDQNDYEDYWEGTGVEQAINYLINQKKVPIAGTSAGMAILGDYYYAPAHQGVLSSEILNNPFHHNTKDIYYSDFIKVPILKNVITDTHLDRIDKEHPEPRYGRNVGFLARVFYEKNHEIPVYGIGLEEGAFVAIDEKGIAQVFGNGTTQGQDAYFLQTNGAAPEQIKQDLPLIWNNNGQAVKVYKISGTPEGNGHFDLNNWSNASGGSWEYWFTTGGMSGFKRKQVQSSF from the coding sequence ATGATTAAACAATTGAAACTTCCTGGACTTCGCGATGATATTGATGAATTTGAATATATTCGCGAATGTGGAAGCGTTAATAGCAACTCGCCAAAACCAACTGCTTGCATTCTGCTGATTGGTGGTGCAGAAGGAGAAACATCTGGAGAAGATTCAGCTACACGATGGTTTCTCAAACGATTAGATAGGGGAGATTATCTAGTTTTGCGCTCACCAAGGATTGGCAGACAGGCTGCTTGGATTTGTGATAATTATCGAGATTTTGTCAGTTCATCTGCTGAACTTGCTATCAACAGTAGAGAAGCTGCTAATCATCCAAAAGTTCTGCAATACATCCGTGATGCCGATGCTCTATTTATAGCGGGGGGAGATCAAAATGATTATGAAGATTATTGGGAGGGGACAGGTGTAGAACAAGCAATTAACTACTTAATTAATCAAAAAAAAGTGCCGATTGCTGGCACTAGTGCTGGTATGGCTATTCTCGGCGACTATTATTATGCACCAGCTCATCAAGGAGTGCTAAGTTCAGAAATTTTGAATAATCCCTTCCACCACAATACAAAAGATATTTATTACAGCGACTTCATAAAAGTGCCAATTCTCAAAAATGTAATTACAGACACGCACTTAGACCGGATTGACAAAGAGCATCCTGAACCAAGATATGGAAGAAATGTTGGATTTTTAGCTAGAGTTTTCTATGAAAAGAATCATGAAATTCCAGTTTATGGTATTGGCTTAGAAGAAGGTGCATTTGTTGCCATTGATGAAAAAGGAATTGCTCAGGTGTTTGGCAATGGCACAACTCAAGGACAAGATGCATATTTTCTGCAAACTAATGGTGCAGCACCAGAACAAATCAAACAGGATTTGCCTTTAATATGGAATAATAATGGACAAGCTGTGAAAGTCTATAAAATTTCAGGAACTCCAGAAGGTAATGGACACTTTGACCTCAATAATTGGTCAAACGCTTCGGGTGGAAGTTGGGAATACTGGTTTACCACTGGAGGAATGTCTGGTTTCAAGAGAAAACAAGTTCAGTCTAGTTTTTGA
- a CDS encoding carbonic anhydrase codes for MKKLIKGLREFKSSYFSANEELFEQLSHGQKPRVLFITCSDSRIDPNLITQAGLGELFVIRNAGNIIPPFGATNGGEGATIEYAIQALDIQQIIVCGHSHCGAMKGLMKLDSLRVEMPLVHDWLKYAEATRRLVKDNYSDYEGEELLEIIIAENVLTQIENLRTYPVIRSKLHQGQLKIYAWIYQIETGEVLAYDPQKHAYVLSLNQLLPSEIDETRLSPPLTKTQQQAFESSQKPPISTHTGFPMTVLSPKQMERIYRGSTTK; via the coding sequence ATGAAAAAATTGATTAAAGGTTTGCGCGAATTCAAAAGTAGTTACTTTTCTGCCAATGAAGAACTGTTTGAGCAACTTTCTCATGGTCAAAAGCCCAGGGTACTATTTATTACTTGTTCAGATTCGCGGATCGATCCAAACTTGATTACACAAGCCGGATTAGGTGAATTGTTTGTTATCCGCAATGCAGGCAACATTATTCCACCATTTGGTGCGACTAATGGCGGGGAAGGGGCAACAATTGAATATGCTATTCAAGCATTAGACATTCAACAAATTATTGTCTGTGGTCACTCGCATTGTGGGGCGATGAAAGGCTTAATGAAGTTAGACAGCTTGCGGGTAGAAATGCCGCTTGTACATGACTGGCTCAAGTATGCAGAGGCAACCCGACGATTGGTGAAAGACAATTATAGCGACTACGAAGGCGAAGAATTATTAGAAATAATTATTGCTGAGAATGTACTTACCCAAATTGAAAATTTACGGACTTATCCGGTGATTCGCTCTAAGCTGCATCAAGGGCAACTCAAAATTTATGCTTGGATTTATCAAATCGAGACAGGAGAAGTTTTAGCATACGACCCACAAAAGCACGCCTATGTCTTGTCCCTAAATCAGCTTCTCCCATCGGAGATAGATGAGACACGACTTAGCCCACCTTTAACTAAAACTCAACAACAGGCGTTTGAATCATCCCAGAAACCCCCTATTTCTACACATACAGGGTTTCCAATGACAGTGCTTTCTCCAAAGCAAATGGAGCGAATTTATCGAGGCTCGACAACAAAGTAA
- a CDS encoding Uma2 family endonuclease, with translation MTSATNPTTDLTPFPDHTQLPESDGTFVKNFQEHPQSILITDSIKPILQKLHPDGQYCIGQDSGIYWRMTDPPEKGAAAPDWFYVANVPPLLDGQTRRSYVLWREFIAPLIVLEFVSGDGSEERDITPWKGKFWIYEQVIRPPFYGIYEVKKASVEVYHLIEGKYQLLTANERGHYSIAPLEVELGIWQGEYQNMELPWLRWWDLQGNLLLTGSERAEQERQRAEQERQRAERLAAQLRSLGVEPEA, from the coding sequence ATGACCTCTGCAACCAACCCAACCACTGACCTCACTCCTTTCCCAGACCATACGCAGCTACCGGAGTCTGATGGTACTTTCGTGAAGAACTTCCAGGAACATCCCCAAAGCATTCTAATCACAGACTCAATTAAACCGATATTGCAAAAACTTCATCCTGATGGGCAATACTGTATTGGTCAAGATAGCGGTATCTACTGGCGCATGACTGACCCGCCAGAAAAAGGTGCAGCAGCACCAGACTGGTTTTATGTTGCAAATGTACCGCCCTTGCTCGATGGACAAACACGCAGGTCTTATGTATTGTGGCGAGAATTTATTGCCCCATTGATTGTATTGGAATTTGTCTCTGGAGATGGTAGTGAGGAGCGAGACATAACTCCGTGGAAAGGAAAATTTTGGATTTATGAGCAAGTGATACGTCCTCCCTTCTACGGAATTTATGAAGTGAAAAAAGCTAGTGTAGAAGTTTATCACTTAATTGAAGGAAAGTATCAATTATTAACAGCAAATGAACGCGGACATTATTCTATAGCTCCTTTAGAAGTTGAGTTAGGCATTTGGCAGGGAGAATATCAAAATATGGAATTACCTTGGTTGCGTTGGTGGGATTTGCAAGGTAATTTGTTGTTAACTGGCTCAGAAAGAGCTGAACAAGAACGCCAACGAGCTGAACAAGAACGCCAACGAGCTGAACGTTTAGCTGCACAATTGCGATCGCTTGGTGTTGAACCAGAAGCATAA
- a CDS encoding Uma2 family endonuclease encodes MTSATNPTTDLTPFPDHTQLPESDGTFVKNFQEHPQSILLTDSIKPVLQKRHPDGQYCIGQDSGIYWRMTDPPEKGAEAPDWFYVPNVPPMLNGQTRRSYVLWQEFIAPLIVLEFVSGNGAEERDKTPWKGKFWIYEQVIHPAFYGIYEVSKASVEVYHLIEGQYHLLTVNERGHYPITPLGVELGIWQGEYQNMELPWLRWWDLQGNLLSTGEERAEQERQRAEQERQRAEQESQRAERLAAQLRSLGIEPEA; translated from the coding sequence ATGACCTCTGCAACCAACCCAACTACTGATCTGACTCCTTTCCCAGACCATACGCAGCTACCTGAGTCTGATGGTACTTTCGTGAAAAACTTTCAGGAACATCCCCAAAGCATCTTACTCACAGACTCCATTAAACCAGTGTTGCAAAAACGCCATCCTGATGGACAATACTGTATTGGACAAGATAGCGGTATCTATTGGCGCATGACTGACCCGCCAGAAAAAGGTGCAGAAGCACCAGACTGGTTTTATGTACCCAATGTACCGCCTATGCTCAATGGACAAACGCGACGTTCTTATGTGCTTTGGCAAGAGTTTATTGCCCCGTTAATTGTATTAGAATTTGTCTCTGGAAACGGTGCAGAAGAACGAGACAAAACTCCTTGGAAAGGTAAATTTTGGATTTATGAGCAGGTGATTCATCCAGCTTTTTATGGCATTTATGAAGTGAGTAAAGCCAGTGTAGAAGTTTATCACTTAATTGAAGGACAGTATCACTTATTAACAGTAAATGAGCGCGGACACTATCCCATAACTCCTTTGGGAGTCGAGTTAGGCATTTGGCAGGGAGAATACCAGAATATGGAATTACCCTGGTTGCGTTGGTGGGATTTGCAAGGTAATTTGTTGAGTACTGGTGAAGAAAGAGCAGAACAAGAACGTCAACGGGCTGAACAAGAACGTCAACGAGCAGAACAGGAAAGCCAACGGGCTGAACGTTTAGCTGCACAATTGCGATCGCTTGGTATTGAACCAGAAGCCTAA
- a CDS encoding serine/threonine protein kinase produces the protein MPWIAGQQLQGGKYVIEQVLGQGGFGITYKALHVELNQTVVIKTPNEYLSHDPEYENYIKRFIQEGRILARLSQDPHPHIVGVIDLFQEGATHCLVMNFVEGENLFEAVRRRGALPEAEILPCIRQIGEALNVVHQAGLVHRDAHPGNIMLRRNGKAVLIDFGIAKELVPKTLSSTSNAGNRGFAPYEQMTRGSREPTVDIYCLAATLYYAVTGQPPTNSLARKLDNASLTPPKQINRGISDKLNRAILKGMALEAKDRPQSMQAWLAMLEAPKATSPPTVEPVYKKEVVRLPAEPNSNALLGKAATRIIPWGWLVGVLLSQVFISYFLAASNAPFWAWAGAVAWAGAVAWAGAGAWAWAEAWAVAGAVAGAGAEAWAGAWAGAWAWAWAWAWAVAWAGAGAGERLLESFNKFHTFLILAGTSGLGLGLGWLGHFVLNAKP, from the coding sequence ATGCCCTGGATAGCAGGACAACAATTGCAAGGTGGCAAATATGTAATTGAGCAAGTCCTGGGACAGGGTGGATTTGGGATTACTTACAAAGCGTTGCATGTTGAATTAAACCAGACAGTTGTCATCAAAACACCCAATGAATATCTTAGCCATGACCCGGAATATGAGAACTATATAAAGCGATTTATCCAAGAAGGGCGAATACTGGCGCGTTTATCTCAAGACCCCCATCCTCATATTGTGGGAGTGATTGACTTGTTTCAAGAAGGTGCTACCCACTGTTTAGTGATGAACTTTGTTGAGGGAGAAAATTTGTTTGAGGCGGTGAGGCGTAGGGGGGCTTTACCAGAAGCAGAGATTTTACCCTGCATCCGCCAGATTGGGGAAGCTTTGAACGTAGTGCATCAAGCAGGGTTAGTACACAGAGATGCTCACCCTGGAAACATCATGCTGCGAAGAAATGGTAAAGCTGTTTTGATTGACTTTGGAATTGCTAAAGAACTTGTGCCTAAAACTTTGAGTTCAACAAGTAATGCAGGTAATCGGGGATTTGCACCCTATGAGCAGATGACTAGAGGCAGTCGAGAGCCAACGGTTGATATTTACTGTCTGGCTGCCACACTCTATTATGCGGTGACAGGTCAACCCCCTACAAATTCTCTAGCTCGCAAGCTCGATAATGCTTCTCTGACTCCACCTAAACAAATTAATCGAGGCATCAGTGACAAATTAAATCGGGCAATTCTCAAGGGTATGGCGCTAGAGGCAAAAGACCGTCCTCAATCAATGCAGGCGTGGTTGGCAATGCTAGAAGCACCAAAAGCCACATCTCCACCGACTGTTGAACCAGTTTACAAAAAAGAAGTTGTTCGTCTCCCAGCCGAGCCAAACTCAAACGCACTTCTAGGTAAAGCAGCTACTAGAATTATTCCTTGGGGCTGGTTGGTTGGTGTATTATTGAGCCAGGTATTCATAAGTTACTTTTTAGCTGCGTCTAACGCTCCGTTCTGGGCTTGGGCTGGGGCTGTGGCTTGGGCTGGGGCTGTGGCTTGGGCTGGGGCTGGGGCTTGGGCTTGGGCTGAGGCTTGGGCTGTGGCTGGGGCTGTGGCTGGGGCTGGGGCTGAGGCTTGGGCTGGGGCTTGGGCTGGGGCTTGGGCTTGGGCTTGGGCTTGGGCTTGGGCTGTGGCTTGGGCTGGGGCTGGGGCTGGCGAGAGATTACTAGAATCCTTTAACAAGTTTCATACTTTTTTGATTTTGGCTGGTACTTCTGGTCTAGGATTGGGTTTGGGATGGCTAGGACACTTTGTCCTTAACGCAAAACCATAG
- a CDS encoding serine/threonine protein kinase, whose protein sequence is MAWVAGDPLQGGKYIIERELGRGRFGITYLVRNKNSDRLVVKTLNDDLLNSLTQPERGRLETMFWQEAIKLTRCKHKHIVQVAEPFKEGEHWCLVMEYVDGVSLADRRQPILSETEALQYIQQIGEALIVVHENRLIHRDVHPGNIFLRVREGQAEAVLIDFGLALDFDHILTTSRTKETSEGFTPPELYAQHTKPTGAYSDIYSLAATLYELVTGRTPVSALKRKADNAPLVEPKIYNPQISDRVNRAILTGMKLDPKQRSQSMREWLDLLGLTGETSKTQTPVPPEAKSKINWIAVTAIATLIAAIGTFFSGMAGLIPIFRPSPSPSPPSLSPSPSSSKTP, encoded by the coding sequence GTGGCTTGGGTAGCTGGCGATCCGTTGCAAGGTGGAAAATACATCATTGAAAGAGAGTTAGGAAGGGGACGCTTTGGCATTACCTATTTGGTAAGAAACAAAAATAGCGATCGCCTAGTGGTGAAAACCTTAAATGATGACCTGCTCAATTCCCTTACCCAACCGGAACGCGGACGGTTGGAAACAATGTTTTGGCAGGAAGCGATAAAACTGACGCGGTGTAAACATAAGCATATTGTGCAGGTTGCAGAACCATTTAAGGAAGGAGAACATTGGTGTTTGGTTATGGAGTATGTTGATGGCGTGAGTTTAGCCGACCGTCGCCAACCAATACTTTCTGAAACAGAGGCACTACAATATATTCAGCAAATTGGGGAAGCTCTAATAGTTGTACATGAAAATCGGTTGATTCATCGGGATGTGCATCCGGGAAATATCTTTTTGCGGGTGCGAGAGGGACAAGCTGAAGCGGTGCTGATTGATTTTGGTCTAGCTCTAGATTTTGACCATATATTAACCACATCTCGAACTAAGGAAACTTCCGAGGGATTTACGCCACCTGAGCTTTACGCTCAACATACTAAACCAACTGGGGCGTATAGTGATATTTATTCTTTGGCAGCAACTCTGTATGAACTTGTGACCGGAAGAACGCCAGTTAGTGCGCTGAAACGTAAAGCGGACAACGCTCCTTTAGTGGAACCGAAAATATATAATCCTCAAATTAGCGATCGCGTCAACCGAGCAATTTTAACAGGTATGAAGCTAGACCCCAAACAGCGATCGCAGTCAATGCGAGAATGGCTTGATTTATTGGGGTTGACTGGGGAAACTAGCAAGACCCAGACACCTGTACCTCCTGAAGCAAAATCAAAAATTAATTGGATTGCTGTTACTGCCATTGCAACCTTAATTGCAGCTATTGGAACCTTTTTTTCAGGTATGGCTGGTTTGATTCCGATTTTTAGACCATCCCCGTCTCCTAGCCCACCGTCATTGTCTCCTAGTCCGTCATCTAGCAAAACACCGTAG
- the psbA gene encoding photosystem II q(b) protein, which produces MTATIQQRSSAKVWDRFCEWITSTNNRLYIGWFGVLMIPTLLAATTCFIIAFIAAPPVDIDGIREPVAGSLLYGNNIISGAVVPSSNAIGLHFYPIWEAASLDEWLYNGGPYQLVIFHFLTGVFCYLGREWELSYRLGMRPWICLAFSAPVAAATAVFLVYPIGQGSFSDGMPLGISGTFNFMIVFQAEHNILMHPFHMLGVAGVFGGSLFSAMHGSLVTSSLVRETTENESQNYGYKFGQEEETYNIVAAHGYFGRLIFQYASFNNSRSLHFFLAAWPVIGIWFTALGVSTMAFNLNGFNFNQSVIDSQGRVINTWADIINRANLGMEVMHERNAHNFPLDLAAGDEARVALTAPAING; this is translated from the coding sequence ATGACCGCAACCATTCAACAGCGCAGTAGCGCCAAAGTATGGGATCGCTTCTGCGAATGGATCACCAGCACCAACAACCGTCTATACATCGGTTGGTTCGGCGTACTGATGATTCCCACCCTACTAGCTGCAACCACCTGCTTCATCATCGCCTTCATCGCCGCACCTCCAGTAGATATCGACGGAATCCGCGAACCAGTAGCAGGTTCCTTACTGTACGGAAACAACATCATCTCCGGTGCAGTTGTTCCTTCTTCCAACGCTATCGGTTTACACTTCTACCCAATTTGGGAAGCAGCATCTCTTGATGAGTGGCTGTACAACGGTGGCCCTTACCAACTGGTAATTTTCCACTTCTTGACAGGCGTATTCTGCTACTTAGGTCGTGAATGGGAACTATCCTACCGCTTGGGTATGCGTCCTTGGATTTGCCTAGCATTCTCCGCACCAGTTGCAGCAGCAACCGCAGTCTTCTTGGTATACCCAATTGGACAAGGTTCCTTCTCCGATGGTATGCCCTTGGGAATCTCTGGAACCTTCAACTTCATGATTGTGTTCCAAGCAGAACATAACATCTTAATGCACCCCTTCCACATGTTAGGTGTGGCTGGTGTATTCGGTGGAAGCTTGTTCAGTGCAATGCACGGTTCTTTGGTTACTTCCTCCTTAGTTCGTGAAACCACCGAAAACGAATCACAGAACTACGGTTACAAATTCGGTCAAGAAGAAGAAACCTACAACATCGTAGCTGCTCACGGTTACTTCGGTCGCTTGATATTCCAATACGCTTCTTTCAACAACAGCCGTTCGTTGCACTTCTTCCTCGCTGCTTGGCCTGTAATCGGAATCTGGTTCACCGCACTGGGTGTAAGCACAATGGCGTTCAACTTGAACGGTTTCAACTTCAACCAGTCTGTGATTGATTCTCAGGGTCGTGTGATTAACACCTGGGCTGACATTATCAACCGCGCTAACTTGGGTATGGAAGTGATGCACGAGCGCAATGCTCACAACTTCCCTCTCGATTTGGCTGCTGGTGATGAAGCTAGAGTTGCTTTAACTGCACCTGCTATCAACGGTTAA
- a CDS encoding heavy-metal-associated domain-containing protein produces the protein MKLQLTVPNMACSACGETITKAIQAVDPTAEVGADPKTKLVSVETQASETAVTEAIIAAGYSVASN, from the coding sequence ATGAAACTTCAGCTAACAGTTCCTAACATGGCTTGTTCTGCTTGTGGAGAAACCATTACAAAAGCCATCCAAGCAGTTGATCCTACGGCTGAGGTTGGGGCCGATCCAAAAACGAAGCTAGTCAGCGTTGAAACCCAGGCATCCGAAACAGCAGTGACAGAAGCAATTATAGCTGCTGGCTATTCGGTGGCATCTAATTAA
- a CDS encoding cupredoxin domain-containing protein, which yields MNKTAIIGTIASLSVVLGIACGKAVAQKSQQMHPSQTQQTSQFQPIEQPLSNKVAVTLAGLGLIGLELWWFLLSKPKFQQAVATDGGIQEVTVTVDGGYEPSQIVVQVGKPVRLLFDRKDPSSCLEKVLIPDFHIAADLPLNQVTAVEFTPKRVGNYVFTCGMNMFRGAIAVQADASQQTASSQPVSTMDSTNKLA from the coding sequence ATGAATAAAACAGCAATTATCGGTACTATTGCAAGTCTATCTGTTGTGTTAGGAATTGCTTGTGGTAAAGCAGTTGCACAAAAGTCTCAGCAGATGCACCCATCTCAAACACAACAAACCAGTCAATTTCAACCCATTGAACAGCCGTTAAGTAACAAAGTTGCAGTCACACTTGCTGGTTTAGGGTTGATTGGTTTAGAACTTTGGTGGTTTTTACTCAGTAAACCCAAGTTTCAGCAAGCAGTCGCAACCGATGGGGGTATCCAGGAAGTCACTGTAACTGTAGATGGTGGATACGAACCAAGTCAGATTGTAGTGCAGGTGGGGAAACCCGTGCGACTTTTGTTTGACCGCAAAGACCCCAGCAGTTGCTTAGAAAAAGTGCTGATTCCAGACTTTCACATTGCCGCCGATTTACCACTTAATCAAGTGACTGCTGTAGAATTTACACCGAAAAGAGTTGGAAATTATGTTTTTACCTGTGGTATGAATATGTTTCGCGGTGCGATCGCGGTACAAGCAGATGCTAGTCAACAAACAGCCTCCTCTCAACCTGTGTCAACAATGGACTCAACCAACAAGCTTGCATGA
- a CDS encoding heavy metal-responsive transcriptional regulator, whose amino-acid sequence MLTLEVNTLTQKQPKLIGTVAKESGVPIKTIRYYEELGLVKSSGRTEGGFRLFDADVLTRLHFIKRAQTLGLSLAEIKEILHVHDQGELPCNHIKSQLENRVKSIDEQIQQLLILKQDLEEILSDWSVKNENNNAIICPIIE is encoded by the coding sequence ATGTTAACCCTAGAGGTAAATACATTAACCCAAAAACAGCCAAAACTGATTGGTACAGTTGCTAAGGAAAGCGGTGTACCGATTAAAACTATTCGCTATTATGAAGAGCTTGGTCTAGTCAAATCATCAGGGAGAACTGAAGGAGGATTTAGATTGTTTGATGCTGATGTTTTGACTCGTTTACACTTTATCAAACGCGCTCAAACTTTAGGGCTGTCTTTAGCAGAAATTAAAGAAATTTTGCATGTTCATGATCAGGGTGAATTACCCTGTAACCATATAAAATCTCAGCTAGAGAATAGGGTTAAATCTATTGATGAACAAATTCAGCAATTACTCATTCTGAAACAAGATTTAGAAGAAATACTTTCAGATTGGTCAGTAAAAAATGAAAATAATAATGCAATAATTTGTCCCATTATTGAATAA
- a CDS encoding MFS transporter, which yields MGLSSSLWMLFVARSLAGIMGMAYIADITTPENRSRGIGMLGAGIGLGLIFGRAIGGLLTGSDRGSLKHG from the coding sequence TTGGGTCTTTCGAGTTCGTTGTGGATGTTGTTTGTAGCTCGGAGTCTAGCAGGAATCATGGGTATGGCGTATATAGCAGACATCACTACGCCAGAAAATCGCTCCCGTGGTATTGGGATGCTGGGAGCAGGTATTGGGCTGGGTTTAATTTTCGGCCGGGCTATTGGAGGTCTTCTTACAGGAAGCGATCGCGGTAGTCTTAAACATGGCTGA